A stretch of Candidatus Obscuribacter sp. DNA encodes these proteins:
- a CDS encoding acetylhydrolase, producing MHKITTFTACLLLATTMGLTINHARAERGAFAQLLGRQGAMGKANAGAVYEDWHDQARNRDIPVRLYIPKEGSGPFPVVIFSHGLGGSRDAAPYLGKFWSQKGYICIAVQHAGSDTGVWRSSITEGKAVMMQKMKAAANGQNLIDRAGDIKFVIDEMARRNQSDPLLKSKMDLSKIAVSGHSFGAGTSLAIAGQNFPSGQKGKDSRVKAAIYLCPPVMGGKIAPDKTYGKIDIPGMLITGTKDVSAIAETKAEDRRIPFDGMKAPNQYLINFEGADHGVFGGRLYRPSNQGDQQTQQMVDEITTKFLDATLKGDAQAKQWLDSNGMTSYLGKAASVERK from the coding sequence ATGCACAAAATTACTACCTTTACCGCCTGCTTGCTACTGGCCACTACCATGGGGCTCACTATCAATCACGCCCGTGCCGAAAGGGGTGCCTTTGCTCAGCTACTCGGTCGCCAGGGCGCCATGGGCAAAGCAAATGCTGGAGCGGTATATGAAGACTGGCATGACCAGGCACGCAACCGCGATATACCAGTGCGGCTGTACATCCCCAAAGAGGGCAGCGGTCCCTTTCCTGTGGTGATTTTTTCGCATGGACTGGGCGGGAGTCGCGATGCAGCCCCCTATCTCGGCAAATTCTGGTCCCAAAAGGGCTATATCTGTATAGCCGTGCAGCATGCTGGCAGCGACACTGGCGTATGGCGTTCGTCCATCACCGAGGGCAAAGCTGTGATGATGCAAAAGATGAAAGCAGCAGCTAACGGTCAAAACTTAATTGACCGCGCGGGCGACATCAAATTTGTCATAGATGAAATGGCAAGGCGCAATCAATCAGATCCATTGCTCAAAAGCAAAATGGACTTGAGCAAAATAGCTGTCTCAGGTCATTCATTTGGTGCCGGCACATCGCTTGCTATTGCCGGTCAAAACTTTCCTTCTGGGCAAAAGGGTAAAGACAGCCGAGTCAAAGCCGCTATCTATCTGTGTCCACCAGTCATGGGTGGCAAAATAGCACCAGACAAAACATACGGCAAAATCGACATACCTGGGATGCTAATCACTGGTACCAAAGATGTCAGCGCCATAGCAGAGACCAAAGCCGAAGACAGACGTATCCCATTTGACGGTATGAAAGCGCCCAATCAATACCTCATCAATTTTGAAGGCGCTGATCACGGTGTGTTTGGCGGCAGACTCTATCGACCCAGCAATCAAGGCGACCAACAGACACAACAAATGGTCGATGAAATCACGACTAAATTTCTCGATGCCACTCTCAAAGGCGACGCTCAGGCAAAACAATGGCTAGACTCAAACGGCATGACTAGCTATCTGGGTAAGGCAGCAAGCGTTGAGAGAAAGTAA